The Rhinolophus ferrumequinum isolate MPI-CBG mRhiFer1 chromosome 21, mRhiFer1_v1.p, whole genome shotgun sequence region gagtagttgtgacacaGATGATgtggcctacaaagcctaaaatttttattatctggccttttacagaaaaggtttgctgcCGCCCTGGGCTAGTGGGATACTGATGTAGGAGATTTAGTTGGGGGAGGAAATAGagcactaccatgtttccctgaaaataagactgggtcttatactaattctTGCTGtgaaagactcattagggcttatattcaggggatgtcatcctgaaaaatcatgctagggcttattttccggttaggtcttattttttgggaaacacggtagcagcagAGACTTAGGAAACCATGAAATTCAAGATGGAAATGTCAGTCCTAGAGCTGATCTGAAGTTTTCCAGGTGGGGGTACCATAGAGCTCAGATAGTGATGCTGTTCTCTATGTGGCTTGGCTTCAAGTACTCATAGGGTAGGTCACGTTGCTCATTCCGAGCTGTAATTTCCCTTTCTAAGGTTTCCAGATCTGTTTGGAATTGGTTTAGTACAGCCTTGGCCTTGGGATCGGAGAAATACTTTTCTTTGTGATGCCCCAGAGGCacctaagaaagaacaaaggataGTCAGTTTCTAGTCTGAAGGCAGAAGCACCTAGAGCCTAACCTCTCACTCTGATGTTTCCCTTCCAACTGtcatttccctttccccagaGTCCTCTTTTACCATATCTGGCTGGCGTCGACCCAGATGCCATGTGATGGTCATTTGAAGACAGGCCTGTTGGACATCCGGTAGTGAGCCCATCACTGTGGCCATTGTCACATCCTCcttggtggtgggtgggggcatCCGCATTGTGCATGGGGCATTGGGGACCCAGGCATACCAGTCCAGCTGGGGGAAGAAAGTACAAGCCTAGGATCCTTGTACTTAGGGTTTGAACCCCTGTCTCTCCCTTGGGCATCCCAAGGGACCTTCAGGGACCTGGGCTTTCAGCTGTCCATACCTGGCCCTGGTTGATGGCCCCATGCTGGGCAGTGCACGTGAAGACACACATGGTGAGGAAATGGCAGAGTTGATTCTGAGACTGGAAGGAGACAGGGAAACCTGGGCAGGAAAGGAATAGGATTTAGAGGCTGTAGcatgagagaagagaaatagagGCTGATGTCTTGGGATGTTTTGGAATTGATGGGtggttgttcatttattcaaatatacagagggaaaaatgtatacacattttaagaaagaaaaactgtattaaaattgtaatactcaatatataccaataacaaaaggtgaacacaagtcacgtttgccttctgcaattacaagaggtgctcaaagtggttaccatcagcgtccagacacttctgattacagcaaactgctgcttgaacaacattgaccaaagtgtccttttgtatacatttttatggcacccccagtattttacGTTAGACATGAGTTTCAATTCAGGCTCAAGCAAAATAGTTTGTTTACCTTAGGCCAATTACTTaaccctctctgaacctcaatttctttgcctgtaaaatgtgaatgataCCTACCTtataaatgaggtaatgtatcAAAATCACCTGTTATGTAACAAGTGCTCAGAAAATGGTAATTATTGTGGGTGTGGAAGGGTTAGGGGCTGAAAGATCGAGTGATTAAGTATCTTATGCCTTAAAATGTGGTTAAGAATTTAGGACTGCCTCTTTCTATTCTTACACAGGGAATTACAAATGCCTGAGTTATGAGGTGACGAATAAGAGAAGTCATAGATCTCTAGTGTCATAGCCAAGAGAGGCTTTTCTCAAAGGTTATCTTAGACTATTCATTTTACAGTGGAGGTGGGGACTCAGAGACTCAGTAATCCTATCAGTTAAGTGGAACAAACATAATCACTCCcgttttatagattaaaaaaaaatcaaagaccaGAGAGATTAAACTGCTTATCAGGACACATAATTGGGAAAAGGCAGAGGCTGACCTTGAACTTGGGTTTCTGACCGCTAATCTCaggctgtttttaattttagcacaTGTCCTCTAACAAGTCTGTTGGGGAAATTAGGCAAAGGTGAGTTACGAGAAccgagggagagagaaggagaggcagTGGAGGTTAAAGTTAACatgtgaatgttttattttccaaatgtagtAAATACTTGTTGGGGAAAAGATGGCCAAGCAGATCAAGAAGAGTCTtttggggggccggcccggtggctcaggcggttagagctccgtgctcctaactccgaaggttgccggttcgattcccacatgggccagtgggctctcaaccacagggttgctggtttgactcccgcaagggatggtggtctgcgccccctgtaactagcaatggcaactggacctggagctgagctgcgccctccacaactaagactgaaaggacaacaacttgaagctgaatggcaccctccacaactaagattgaaaggacaacaacttgacttggaaaaaagtcctggaagtacacactgttccccaataaagtcctgtttctcttccccaataaaaatatttaaaaaaaaaaaaaaaaaaagagtcttttGGGGACATGTGGAGCCTAAGGGACAGTACTGAGACGTCCTAGAGAAAGTTTGGTCCTGGAAGGATGGGGGTGGTAAACCTCAGATTCGCCAGGGAGAGGCTCCTCTAAAGTGCAGATGTTGGTTTATTtcatccccagggcctggcataaTGGTTCCCCAGTAAATGTCTGTAGTTGTTCCACAGACGCAGAGCTACTGGTGGGAAGTATGAGGAGCAGGGACTGAGGATGATTTGGCCCAGTCCAGGCTGGCCCCcgtgtgtgagagagaggaaggTAAACCTAGGAGAGCTCAAGAAAGGCTCTTTCTTCCCCAGCGGTTAAAtgtggatggggtggggagcGCTAAAGTTAGTGACCAGACCCTAAACAAGTGGCTAGATGCTATCAGGGCTGGGGGGAGACCGGACTGGCCAAAGGAACGTGAGCCCCAAGGAAGAAGGCACTGAGTTTGGGTTTGAGCCAAAGCATGTACAGTATTGGGTTTGCACCTAGAAATGACTTTGCACTGTGGTAGTGTGTAGTATGCCTGGACCCTCTGTGTATGCTGGGCAGTAGCAAGAAGGAGAAGATAGGAAAAACAGAGTGGGTCACTGTGGCCTTTGGTGGAAAAATCTTCCCATTCATATCCTCAGGTAGGAAAACAGACAATCATGCAGAGAGAATGCGAGCCCCAGAAGGGCCTGGGCAGATCCCCCACCGGCTGTGGTTCTGGATTCACTGAGCCTCAGGCTCTGGCAGCTTAGGGGAAACTGTGAATAGGCGTGGGGGACGGACATAAAGATCGATGGCCCGGGTCTCTGGGGAGGAGAATCCTTGGGTGTATAGAATTGTCCTGAGTCTTAGGAGGTGGAAATGGGTTCCAGGTGTTTCATGTGTGGAGGGAGAGAAGGTGATGGGGGTTGGGATCATGGCCTCAGAAGGGCAAGGCGGAGAAGGAGCTCTGGGCAGTGTCCGAGGAGCTCCTTTCTCTGGGAAGGGATCTCACCTCGGTCCTGGGCCTGGCACAGCCCCACCTCAGTGATCTCCCGACACCAGGCCTGCAGCTCAGGGTCCCCTCTCACGACGTCATCCCCATGGTAGAAGAGCTGGATAATCCCTTCCACATACCTGtgcagaggagaaggaagctgAGCTCCTTGAGAGTAGAAGGCTCTAGCCTCTGACCTCTACTCTTTTTCTGTCCAGCAGACTGCCACTGTGTCTGAGTATAGATCCTTCAAGACATGCCTTCTGGGACATTGCCCAGCTCTTTCTACACACTAGTGTAGGAAAGGAATGAAATGTGGGTCATTAGTTCCAGGAATTCTCTATACATGGTTGATAACCATTCTTCCTGACAAAAACCCTGATTCGTCCAGATCCCTCAGTCTCCCCATCCATAGCTCTCCCGGCCTAGGCTCTCTACCCCAATCCCAGCCTCTTCCTTATCAGACCCTACCCACTGAGTCCTCACTCTTCCTCATCTCTCCCAGGACTGAGTCTTCTGCTCCCTGTCTGGACCTTGTTTCATGTTCCTTTGCCACATGCTGACCTCACGCCAAAGCTTCCGTCTCCCCAATGCCCCTCCATTTCTCAGCTCTGACTCTCACCCACCGGGCAATGATCTCCCAGAGCCTCAAAGCATCGTGAGCATAGAGGGCACTCGGGAGTCCCAGCAGGCCCCGGTCAGCCAGATCGTCAGGAGGACAGAGGGAGCAGTAGGTCAGGTGAGCCATGGCCCGGCGGAGCAACTGCACATGGCCCCCTCCACCTGTGTTCACTCCCTGGGACAAGAGAGATGAGAGGCCATGAGCAGGAAGACAGCATGTATATAAGCAGTTCACATGTGGGTTTCCACATTTAAAGACCTGAGTATAAAGGGACTCAGTATGTAGGCTGAGGTTAAGGGTCAGGACATTCACACAGGTTGGTCTGGGATTTTAAAAGTGACAGGAGGTCATAGAGAGTTGGAGAATTAGGCTACCCCATGCCCCATGACCTCCTTACCTTATCAAATATCCCTCCATCTGAGATGAGTTGGGTCCGTGCCCGCGTGTTGATCTCCATGGTGTAGCGGGTATGTGGGATCAGGAGCTGGATGGAGAGGATTGGAGGGGGTGGTTTATGGAGGACATGCTTGGGTCCTTTATTGGGAAGTGGTGCCCAGCATGTTGGCCTTCTCTCCTCTTGATGCTTTCCTCCTTGCCAGTGCCTTTGCAGGCTGGTCTCCGTCTGCTTCTCTGATCACTTAGTCTCATGCTCTTTTGTCCTCTATGAGTCAGCTTTGGAGCTAGACTGACCTGGGTTTCAGTCTACACTTCACCACTCACTTTGATCCTCATCCAAGCTAATGGACCCTCTCCTCTAAGTGTTAATCTGTCTCATCTCCTGTCTATCACCTCATCTGTGTCATCACCTATGTAGCACCTCATCTGTCAATAGGGGGTGATAATAGGGTCCCTTATCTCAGGAGGCAGTGGTGATGCTTATGTGATGTATGAAGAGGGTGTAGTATACACAGAAGTCCTCAAGTTGCAACTGTTACcatttatcttcattatttctaCCTGGCGTGTAGGTGACTTTTAAGAATCAGccccttttgattttcttttattcttatagCTTATATCTGACTCTCTATTCATTATCAAAGCCACACCTCCATCCTCTGGTTGCTTCACTGTTGGTTTTTGGGGGGTGGGTACCTTTAGTCAGAATCAGAGGAGCCATATTGAACTACCTACTTCAGCAGCAGGGGGGCTGTCATCAaatctgccccacccccaattaAGCAGTTAGTCCCCctctatttttaatagcttttaaaaaaatagctttccTTAGGAATTAAAAAAGGCCACCGGATCCTCACATCCATTTCCCTTTATCTCAGACTagtattatgtatttatttccatcCAGTTTATATACAGGTTTCATACAGTGTTGATATTTATCTGAGTTGTTGATGCTGGACTCTGGGAACAACCCAAGAGAGACCTTTGGTGTCAAGATGTCAAACCAGCTCATATTAGTCTGAAACTTTTCAGAAAGTTCATGAAAGATGCTGAGTGTCACACAAAGCCTAAAGTCCACATGAGGAAGGAAGATACCCGAGGACAAACAACtcctaataatagtaataataatgcaaGAACTAATGGCTTTTGTAGCTTTCAGCCTATATCACCTTGTTATGTTGTTTCATCCTTGAAAAACCCCATGACGGAGCTCCATttagagatgaggacactgaagcaaGCACCTGGTAAGTACTAAGGTCAGGATTCAGGATTCCAACCCAGCAGTCTGAATCCAGAGCCTGCACACATCACCTTTCTGACATTTGCAGGGTAGTTCTCCTGTGTGTCCTGATAACAACTCGGGAGTTCACCATGGATTGAAGTTATTTTGGTGAGTGGATATAGGTAGGAAGAAGGCTGAACTAGTAAAGGGGGATTTTAAGTGTGAATAGAGGCTTCACCTATTCAAGATGAGCAGAAGGTGGTGATACAGGAGCACCATGAGATCAGTAACATCCAAGATTCTAATGATCACACTGGTCTCCATCTTGTCTGTGTTACCCCAGACTCAATGACGCCATAGCTATGACTGGCCCGGCTTGGGGGGTCGGGGTGTAGGCCCCAGCTTGAAACACAGTTCAGTTGTTCTTACCAGGTTCTCACTTGCATACCTTACAATATGTCACACTCCGTGGACCTAACACTGAAAACCTCATGTTTGCTTCTAAAACGGCTTCTTCTCATGACATTGCCATTTTTGACAATTGCCTTGTTTCATAAACTTCTATCAGTGTTGTCCCTTCTCTGCCACGTTCCCTATATCCAAAGTGTCATCAAgattttgagaacatttttaaacaagcacaagtcttatttttctgccttctgcCTAGCACTAGATACTGAACTCACTCTTTTATAAATGTACAACACGCCCACCCTGGGGGCTCTTATGTATTGCAGAAGCTTAGACCTCTGACCCTTTTTTCTCATCTTCTTCCCAGGCACGTTAGCCTGCTGTTGCCTCCCTTCATCAAGtctgaatgttttccttttcattcctgtcACCACTTCAcatgtctttctcctcttctctcctaaGCAGGTAGCCTGTTGGGGTTTTGATCTGTTTTGATCTGCCTTTTGATCTGTTCCTACTTAGCAGACTCCTCAGTTGGGGTGGGACATTCTCCATCACTACTATAATGTTTATAGGCTGTATTTTTGTGATTTCAGATTCTAGTTCCAGATAGAGTTCTCTGGTTGGTCCTTATAGGCAT contains the following coding sequences:
- the ALOX12 gene encoding polyunsaturated fatty acid lipoxygenase ALOX12 isoform X2 — its product is MFQKHREKELKERRQTYCWATWKEGLPLKIAAGCENDLPLNVRFHEEKKLDFEWSLKARAMETVLKHVYTLLSSWNHPEDFHQIFWGQKSTLAEKVHQCWRDDELFGYQFLNGANPMLLRRSTSLPCRLVLPMGMEELRAQLEKELQNGSLFEADFILLDGIPANVIRGKQQYLAAPLVMLKMEPSGKLLPMVIQIQPPNPSFPTPPLFLPSDPPLAWLLAKSWVRNSDFQLHQLQYHLLNTHLVAEVVAVATMRCLPGLHPVFKLLIPHTRYTMEINTRARTQLISDGGIFDKGVNTGGGGHVQLLRRAMAHLTYCSLCPPDDLADRGLLGLPSALYAHDALRLWEIIARYVEGIIQLFYHGDDVVRGDPELQAWCREITEVGLCQAQDRGFPVSFQSQNQLCHFLTMCVFTCTAQHGAINQGQLDWYAWVPNAPCTMRMPPPTTKEDVTMATVMGSLPDVQQACLQMTITWHLGRRQPDMVPLGHHKEKYFSDPKAKAVLNQFQTDLETLEREITARNEQRDLPYEYLKPSHIENSITI